The segment TCAAGAAGAAGCTAAAATGTCCAATTGTTGATGCACAACAGACGACGTAAGACAGTGgacacagaccaatagcaataggtcacctgagtgaccaaaaaaaaattgttgaaggCATGTAGCAAATCCTTTGTGTTTTAACGTTCTCATGAAAAAAGCATAAAACCATCTATACAGTGCTCTAGTTCATTCCAATTCATAAACCTCTGTGATGCTTTGTCTAACGTTCTGCATGACTAGTCGATCTTGGAGATACTGAAATGCCGCAAAAAAGTTTGTAAGAGAGCAGTCGTGGACCCCTCCCTGCATACACTGTGGCTTGAAGTCCAGCACCAGATACATCTGAATATAGAGTCTCTTGAAATCTTCCTCATTGAGGTACGTGAGGAGGACGATGAGAAGAGTGAGGAGTTCATCACAACAGCCCATGAAATCTTGAAGCGAGGCCGCAGACTTCAAGACAGAAACTTGTTCACCAACAAATCGGTAGGTCTTGGTGATTAGTTTTAATTTTCCTGTAATCGTGGTCTCTCTCACCAGGTTATGGATCGTATCCATTCCTGGCTGTAAAATGTCATATAAACAGCGTTCTTCCTTTTGGCTCCTAGGACAGTCAGTGCTCTGTTCTTTGTAAGATGGAGGAGATTTTGCGGACTCTTCATAAGATGGGGGAGCTTCCTGAAAAGCTGAGGTATAATCCCCATTCATTCTGGGTGGGCTGCCATTCAGCAAGTCTAACTTTGGATAGGTCATCTCGGAATCAAGAACAAGACTAGTAAACTCTCCAGAGTCCATGCCATCCTTTATTTCCATGCACTCATTTTCTGCCCGGCGGTAAAGCTCTTCAATGGGCATCTTTCCAATGGAGAGCAAACTGAGACCAGACGTGAAGGAACGTACGCTTGTCACTGACTGAGTCTCTATAGGTACTTTGACATCTGTGACGTGAACACGTGATGATGAATCATTAAGACAACATATCCATGGTTCATCGATTCCAAGTTCTTCAAACGACATGTCCTTCACCTTGTTAAACACATTTGCACATATATTGCCATACGTTTTTTCAAACAACGATTCTAAGGGCTCTACAATTTTGTGACTCAGGTGATTTTGGTAACAAATAGCAATCTTACTGCTTGTGTTTGGTTGACTGACACCATATCTTGTATATTCAGGAATAATCTGAGACAACAATTCAACAGTGGAAGCTGTGTGCTCAATGACTTCTCGTTTCACAGTATCAATAAGAGATTGGTAAGGTGCTTCTCTTCTTCTCGGAACATCTTGGGATTGATCCACTGGAATATATATTGTAGACTGCCGGTTCTCGCTGTGTTTCCCAGATGGTTGGAGTTCATGATCAATGTTGATGAAACCTGATGAATTTGAAAGGTTTTCTTCATCAGAATTGCTGATGTTTTCAAAAAGTTGACCTTCTTTCAATGTTGATGCGATCTTGTCTCGTATTCCTGAACAAAATCTATTATGCTTTTGTGTAGCAGCATTTGTGACATCAGCTAATATGGAGGAAATTGTCTCCTCTAAGGTGTACCAGTCTTTTGGCTTGCAGTTCATACCAATCACATCAGTATCATATTCTGGAGTTCCATCAGATTTCATTTGCCAGCCGACCGTTTGGCCTTCAGTCTTCAACTCATTTAGTGATAACTCAATTGCCTCTCGAACAGATGAAATCTGCACTTTGTGCAAACAGAGTTTATGTATTTCTTCCTTTTCTGTTTGCAGTCGTTCGTTTATTTCAATGTAAACTTTGTGAAAAATATTGGAAGTCTCTGGCTTTGACAACCGTTTGCTGGACTTCCTGGGTCGACGTCGGACTTCTTTCAAGGTTTCCTGAACCACTTTGAGTTTTTCCCACTTTTCATAGCATCCATCCCGTTCCTTTCTGACTTGATTCAGTTCGGCAGAAGTGCCGTTATCCCTCTTCAATTTGTCCACCTTCTTTTGAATGACCTCGAGGATTTGCCAAGTCTCTTCAACATCTTTCCTGATCTGCTTTTCGAATGCTGGTATGAATTTAGAACTACACGACAGAACATGCGCTTCGCTAGAGAAATCTTCCCTTTCTAACAATGCTTCTCGCTGTTTTGCCATCGAGGATTCTGTCAACTGAACGGCTCGGTCTTTCTTCAGGATAATTTTGTCAATGCTCTGTAATTGGTTATGAACACGACTAAGAGCATTTTCAAGATTTGCAATGTCACCAGTTGACAATGATATAGCAGGCATGATGTAGCAATGGAGCAATCGCAGTAATTCTGTTTtaaattgttcattatttaaTTCTCTCTTTTTCATACTTATCAACAATTGTTTTGTTGCTTCAAATATTTCATGCGCTTTTGGATCTAATTCACTATAATCATAATCCTCAAAGACAGATGCATCAAAATGTTTCGCTTTGATGACATTGTCTGGTTCGCACAATATAGACACATCATCAATTTCCTCACTGGTCCGGTGGCCCGGCTTCAAGCGTGCACGGCTCCATCGAACTTGACGGCGGTCACAGTCAATTAAGATGGCATCGATAATGAGGGATTTAAACCAAATGGCGGGTTCTAACTGGAGGTCATTTCCTACTTCTCCAACCATTGGTCGATAACCATCCTTTAGAACCACACCTGATATCAGCTCCAATGAATCTCCTTGTCTCAGATAGAGATACATACTGTTGTTCTGAACCTGCAATGACAGTAAGAGAGAGGTGTGTTggaataatgtacatatacttataaTGAAAACATTATTAAGACTTAGAGAAAGGTGTGTCTGATTAAAATATTAGAAATGTAATGACAGCAAGATAGAATTGTATTATGTGATTGAAAAATTGTGAGCTTTCTGAATGGATGAGATCCAAAACTAGAAAAAATAGAACATTATAACATTCACCTCCATGTGCCTACCTGGTGAATATAACTAATGATAAATTTCTATAACATCAGATCAGAAATAAATAAGGAATTCCCAATTGATGTGATTggttattgtattttggtagTCCAATGAACATGGTGAAAGCTCGTATCACTAAGTACTTATACAAGGTCTTGCACATTAGCTGCAAACAAAGATGGCAAACTGGGAATTGTTTCAGAAGCTCTGGTTCAATCGGAAAGTAAatcaattattgacattttctcaTTCAAAGTACCCAATTTTCACccataaaaatgtcaataattgtataatatcaGATTTACATATTGACCTGTAAAGACACCAAATGTTGGGGTGTTCTTGTACAGCCAACCATGACATGCAGTAAAATCTTAGGGTAGTGAAACTGTATATACAGCATTTAATAAATGGTTCACAAGGATTTGTAGAAAATTGCTATTAAAGTGCTGGTGTtgcaaaaattttcttttagcTAGTGCATATCATTATTTGGtaggattgattgtatattgtttaacgtcccttttgagaatatttcactcatatggagaagtcactattgccggtgacgggctgcaaaatttaggcctatgctcggcgtttacagcctttgagtagggagggatctttatcgtgccatacctgctgtgacacagggcctctgGTTTTGTGGTCTCAattgaaggaccaccccatttagtcacctcttacaacaagcaaggggtactgaggacctattctaacccagaccCTCATGGGACTTATTAGGTAGGAAATCTGCTTCGTGTGTAtcacttttttggcacaatTACTAATCTCAATGTTTTATGCTCGATTGAAAATTTGAACACATTCTGTATTGCAATATTGACGTGTATGAAAAAAATTACTCAACAGTGTGACAGGTAGTGTAGAAACAGTTTTGTTCTGCAACCGTGACTCCCAGGGGACaggcaatctgattaaaatcatgCAGATCCTATGATCCACTCACGTAGATCGCAATCTACATTGAACAGATCATAGGATCTGATTATAATCAGATTGAGAGGACAGGCCACAGTAGTTTAGAgttttaaactggaaaattTAGGAAATTTCATTGAACACTGGACagaaataaatagtactcagatgAGTGTTGTTTGTTGCTGATGAATGCTGACAATTACTGTTATTGTGTTGTTGGTGCTGATTAGTTCTTATATTAGTTAATTACTGATATTTTTACTGATTGGTATTGATAATTAATGTAACTGtagaatcattttaatttgtgaaggccaatgttcgtgggtaagcaaaattcTGCTGGTTCATGGGgatgtaatttcgtgggtaagtGATACaatgtcactaggagagataactctacttggtttaaaaTAATGTTTGAGGACACGTGCATgcgtgggtaagagtgacccacaaaatccacgaacatcaatcccccacgaacaatgatgcTTCCACAGTAGATAATTTCTGTTGGTGCTGagaaatgctgatatttactGATAAGTGCTGAGAAATGCCGATATTTACGGTGGTTTGTCATGTGGGTTCTGATATTTACTGATAAGTGCTGagaaatgctgatatttacGGTAGTTTGTCATGTGGGTTCTGATATTTACTGATAAGTGCTGagaaatgctgatatttacagtGGTTTGTCATGTGGGTTCTGATATTTACTGATAAGTGCTGagaaatgctgatatttacGGTGGTTTGTCATGTGGGTTCTGATATTTACTGATAAGTGCTGagaaatgctgatatttacGGTGGTTTGTCATGTGGGTTCTGATATTTACTGATAAGTGCTGagaaatgctgatatttacGGTGGTTTGTCATGTGGGTTCTGATATTTACTGATAAGTGCTGagaaatgctgatatttacGGTGGTTTGTCATGTGGGTTCTGATATTTACTGATAAGTGCTGagaaatgctgatatttacGGTGGTTTGTCATGTGGGTTCTGATATTTACTGATAAGTGCTGagaaaaaaacatttcttaCAACAGTTTTGGTTCACGTTTGCTTACTATTGTcaaatttctattttgattttttcaatgtaaatattctatcgtcctgaaGAAGGGGCAGGTCATCCCGCAAATTagacaattcactgttgttcctgtcgttggtcatttttagtgctttttatatccttatttaCTTGACCTCGTATCAACTACTTTTGTTGTGAGTGTTGTTGGTTTTTAGTCTATCCATCCATCTAAGATAAATGACATCAAATATCTCAACTCAAGAGTAAATATGTGTTGTACATGTTAAGAAGTGATTCTCATTTAGTACACACTGGTATAGAtagatttcttcaaataatcTTACTTTGCGCCCAAAACTTTGCTTTAAGATCAAAATTTCTAATTTGAGAGATTAGTCATATGACAGACAGTAAAATACCCTTACGGTTTACCTTGTATCACTATCAGTCCATTGAATAAAACATCACGCCACACAGCGCATCATCAAACATTCGTTAGAAAGTGATATTAGAAGATCTCTAAAACCAAGAGTCGCCATTACGATTTCCCATAAACACACgcaaataatgataaatgtcaatatttacagatttttttgttgttaattTTGTTCCGGGTGAATAGTAAAAAAAACACATGATCCCGATTccgatttatttttattttttgtagaaaGATTGTCGAGCTCGATGATAAGTTAGTGGGgacttgtatataattatactGATTTTCCCTTTCAAATTTTAGAAATCAAAATAGATTCTTTGATAAATTTAATTATAGGTGtccttacatatatataatgatacTATAAAAGATGTGTGTTTTCTGCTCACACGTTGTATTTCCTTCTTTTACAcatttaaggtagtactctacatcgtcataatggctgacttcctttaaaaacatggatgaaaaaatcgatatcagcaatatttgtcttctccttttccatttaaatacctagccgagtagctcagtaggtttgaataccgactgctgaactgtaggtcgcaggttcgagtccagcaggggtttttaatttttttttaaggttaccttctactaaaactgtattttttgacaaaataaagtaaatttgaaaaatttcaacttcaaaatattgttgtacatatcctccacttttcatctacatcaaatttctctggtgtagcatacttcCTTAAAGAGAAGCCGATGTACCTCCACACAAGAGAGCTTCtttctcgaaactggcgtattaggACTTGCATGTACAAAGGTAGAGTTTTCCTCATTCTCTCACAACCTATCCTTGTAAAACATAAATTCAATCTCCATCGAAGATCCTTGAAAACCACCAAAGTTATGGTAGATCTACAGTATACAGTGCTTGTACCATAAATTGTCATGTGATCATGCTTGCCAGCATGGTGTCTTTTTACTTCTTACTTCGTGTTAAAACTACATGTGATATACCGGTAGATATGTTCATAATAGAATAATTGTAGCTCCTACAATATCCTTCGCTATCTATCATAAAACTTGGTGCATGGttgggggagggagggggggggggggcgggttgatacatgtatattgatcagTATAAACaagcaaaatatatatatcaaaatattaataaatctTAATATGTCCCGAAAGGACTGAATACTGTagctgatattttttttaagaagtgtattcttgtttgtttgtttgattttatatatatttttattagttttttttttttattttgccccccctccccctttcgtTCCGACGCCCATCTTCTCTTTAAGGAATCTGCAAATCGTCTCGACTACAAATACGGTAAACTTGAAACAATCAGACACTTAAACTTTGAATGCACTTTTCTCCGAACCTCTTCCTTGTACCGGACGAACACCAACATTCTCCtatacagtaaacaaaacaaaactgtttCAAACAAGCATGAAAAACACTCCTTCAATTCATTAATGAAGTTAAAAAGCTTAACAATAAATAACCTTCGTTACACCCCCATCTCTTATAAACGCTTTTTgcaatatcattatcattattttgttatttataaaaacatatatcaaGTAATGCTGCTGGATCACATGATGTACGACAGTGTAATTAATACAAATTAAAGTCAATGAAGACATGCTGCTGGATCACATGATGTACAATAGTGCAATACGAAGCCAACTACGGTCCTAGGCACCTGAAGCGTGGATTAAAAGAGACATTTTCTAcgttctgtaagcttttgagatggcCGCTTGTGATATATTACGTATCCCTTAAAATCCCCGTATCTACCACAAAAATGATGTCGGCTTTTGTTGTtttaagggggtgggggtagaaaaaaagaagaaaaattttGCTTACCTTGTCGTAGTGAGTGGCATGctacagacatatatatatctatataagtAAGTTGTATATTTCTAGATAGCGCGCAGTTATCAAGGATAAATTTTACAATCCTTAAGTGCTCCACTCAATCGCTGTAATGGTAGCTACTTCCTCTTTTCTATGTGTAAGCCAATAACACTGATCGAATTTAAGAGCCCTAAAATAAAGAATCTGTAGAGTGGTGTGTGTATGTTATTCTATGAATAGGAATGCCTGGAGTTGCACTTTCATATCACTGACTAATGTTCACATGCATCTTTCAGTACCCCGGCCGGTAGTAGTTTTCCTAGAATTAAAACCATTAAGTAGTTTTCATGGTATAACCCTTTTGTAGTGAGAAAGGAATTTTAGGTATGAatttttacaaatctgacaGATTATATTAATGCGTGAAATACGCATATTAAAAACACAGAAATAACAGTCAGAACTCCCGCGTTCGCTCGCCGACAAAACGTGTTTAGGGAGGATGTCCCCACGTTGTCTAGCGGAAAATACACACACGTTATATAAAAATCTACTATCTTAGGTACTTATAAGGACATCTACAGACTAAATCTATTCAATATTGTCTTTCGACGtgtgaagaaaatattttgacagaGAATGTGTATTACGGAAGCGTATTAGTGCCACGTTTTTACTTTACTTGTCCCCACTACGGAGGTCAAATGgttacatcatcataatggctgacttccctttataatatgaatagaaataGAAATACTAGCGATATTTGTATAGTCCTTTTAGATTTGATTGCCTTGCTGATTCGAGTTctgcaggggttttaaataaagtaaatttgaaagttttcaatttcaaataatattgTGCATATCCTCAACTTTTCActcacatcaaatttctctgatgtgttattcctctttaaagtTGTTATATATAGCGTCTGGAATGGGTCAGATCTTGGAATGAAATATTCTGAAATTGTATAGCGGGGCACTCaccaggggtggatccaggaattatgGTTACGGGGGGGGCCACTTTACGAgacagtgggtccagggcaaagccctggtgagggtccagggggcgaagcccccggaagtttcttgattttacagaaatcaaaggattttgtaatttatttctccttgagtggaagaaattattgcttcttttatcgtttagtacattttccacaaaatacagcgatttaccttaaatttgaaaattttaagggggggggggggcgccggcaccggctgcgccccctctaaatccgccactggcacTGCTCATACTGTTAAATGACGGATTGACATTTCTTTGGTGACGGTGTAAGCACACAAAAATTATTACCAATCATCGCCGTTGACTTTTCATTTTTGGCAAGTAACTAAAGCTGCTTAATTATAgattgggggtggggggctgGGCTTAAATCGAAAATCTATACGCAACTAAAacttggaagaaaaaaaatcgggatcggaattCCAACTGTATTCCTACCATCAAACTCTTAGTTTCGAAATGTGGTGTTTATGAGATGTAAGtcatatataataattttagaCATTTAAACTATCtgtttgtaaatgtatttttcttctcacaaaTATATCCTTACTGTTTTGTTACAATAGCTTTTTATACAGTGAACAGGTGAATGTGAACATTTACTCAGTTATCTCTCAAATTTCGTGTAGCAAATTCGGGTGGAAAATATGATTCATTCAGACATTTTGtattaattttcttcatttttaaggCGCTTGAATGAGATGTAACTCACCAGTTTCAAGCAACAAGCAGTCTCGTGATGGATAAACTGGCAGCAGAGAATAAGGATGAAGACGAGTTGAGCATTCCTCGAGCTGCCTTGAACAAGATGATAAAGGAACTCATTCCAAACATTCGGGTAGCAAACGATGCCAGAGAACTTATTCTGAACTGTTGTACTGAGTTCATTCACCTAGTCTCTTCAGAGGCCAATGAAATCTGCAACAAACAGAGCAAAAAGACTATTTCACCGGAGCATATAATTGCTGGTAAGTGCTGACCCAGTAATTATAGCGAGATTTGACTTAGCAGTGATATTTACGAGGTATACAGTTGTGCAGCAAGTTGCATTGAAGAGCTGTCATGGTAAGATGCCTTAAGTGCTTAAGGTACTCGCTTCACAACAGAGAGGTCTAGGTTTGATTCTTGATAAAGTTCTAAGTTCTCCTCAGAGGTACAAGAGTTATCCTCCTTTGAAAGCGCCACTATTTGATCCCCTCAATTGTTTCTCGCCACACGCTAGGAAAAAAGACTCTGAAGTAAGTACATGTCGGAAGTACTTTTGGCTGAggacaaaacaaaagtatgtgtGTTTCCGATAACCTGACCAACCCTAATTTTACGCACCGACCCCACTACTTTTTTATTCCAAATCCGGATTGCCAGCCATAGTTAGTTTAACTGGTACAGTCTTCACAAAGCGCAGTAAAAAGACGCTTGTAACAATACAATAAAAAACATGTCTTATTGAAGCGTTTAAAAGATTACACATGTGCAGGTGTGTGACAATATGGCGGATACGGCAAACCCAAATGTTGTCATAGGTATTAAACTTAAGAAGAGTCCGCAATCAGCTGAATTCAATGCTGTAAATAGTTTTCCAGGACACTGGAGTGTTTCAAATTTGTACGACGATATTCATGGAAAAATCAAAGCAGCTTCGTTAATTTGCAGCATGTGGCTGCAAAGATATGTATGTAACATTAGGAAGCACAACATGCATTCAACATTGGAGGGTCAATTGCTTTATCATATGTGAAAAAAATGGGGATCAACTATATTGAATTCACATGTATAAATCAGAATGACGATAGGGAAGTAAATAAAGTTAAAGACATAATAGAGACCGCGACTCGGAAAACAGTAGACGTAATTTTCTTTATATCTATAGTAAGTTTTTCATTGGTTCTGCTATCTAGGTCTTTTAAAAACCCACAAAAATTGCACTATATTTACTCATTATCATAGCATAAAATACAGTTTATTGGATAAATTACTTGATGAAATGTTAAGTGAAAAAAAGTTATCACCTACCTACCTACTCTATTTTTTGGGAGGCATGTTGTCagaaacacatttttttttggcctgatctaatttgaaaattctTCTGCATCATATATAAAGCAGAACTAGGAAAGTGGCGAATCCTACTGGTGCAATGTACCCTAGCACTCAAATACTTTCACCTGTTTATCCTTAAAAGCTCAAGACCAACTTGCTAAAACTGGCATAATCCAGTTCACCTTCAAAAATGCTTATCTcacatgtttttgtattttgaatGACACAATGTTTTGGTTTCTTTTGATGTGAATATTAATGTGAGAGTCATTGAAAAAACAACTATTAAAATTGTTTCTGCAAGTTTGACTGAAGTGTATTCCAGAACTTTTTATTGGATTTAAATTTCAGGTTATCAAGTGTGTAaattttttgaatgattttttgaaatcttgtatatatatatatatatatatatatatttgcacaTCTCTCTTTTTTCTTGCTTagcttttgaaaatatacatagtAGAGAAGAATGATTTGATGTTTTCTTTGGTCTTCTATCAAT is part of the Ostrea edulis chromosome 2, xbOstEdul1.1, whole genome shotgun sequence genome and harbors:
- the LOC125678845 gene encoding protein Dr1-like isoform X2; its protein translation is MDKLAAENKDEDELSIPRAALNKMIKELIPNIRVANDARELILNCCTEFIHLVSSEANEICNKQSKKTISPEHIIAALDHLGFGNYKEDAEAVLEETKAVAAKKRRGSSRLENLGIPEEELLRQQQELFAKVWTAALGASFRKC
- the LOC125678828 gene encoding uncharacterized protein LOC125678828; this translates as MYLYLRQGDSLELISGVVLKDGYRPMVGEVGNDLQLEPAIWFKSLIIDAILIDCDRRQVRWSRARLKPGHRTSEEIDDVSILCEPDNVIKAKHFDASVFEDYDYSELDPKAHEIFEATKQLLISMKKRELNNEQFKTELLRLLHCYIMPAISLSTGDIANLENALSRVHNQLQSIDKIILKKDRAVQLTESSMAKQREALLEREDFSSEAHVLSCSSKFIPAFEKQIRKDVEETWQILEVIQKKVDKLKRDNGTSAELNQVRKERDGCYEKWEKLKVVQETLKEVRRRPRKSSKRLSKPETSNIFHKVYIEINERLQTEKEEIHKLCLHKVQISSVREAIELSLNELKTEGQTVGWQMKSDGTPEYDTDVIGMNCKPKDWYTLEETISSILADVTNAATQKHNRFCSGIRDKIASTLKEGQLFENISNSDEENLSNSSGFINIDHELQPSGKHSENRQSTIYIPVDQSQDVPRRREAPYQSLIDTVKREVIEHTASTVELLSQIIPEYTRYGVSQPNTSSKIAICYQNHLSHKIVEPLESLFEKTYGNICANVFNKVKDMSFEELGIDEPWICCLNDSSSRVHVTDVKVPIETQSVTSVRSFTSGLSLLSIGKMPIEELYRRAENECMEIKDGMDSGEFTSLVLDSEMTYPKLDLLNGSPPRMNGDYTSAFQEAPPSYEESAKSPPSYKEQSTDCPRSQKEERCLYDILQPGMDTIHNLVRETTITGKLKLITKTYRFVGEQVSVLKSAASLQDFMGCCDELLTLLIVLLTYLNEEDFKRLYIQMYLVLDFKPQCMQGGVHDCSLTNFFAAFQYLQDRLVMQNVRQSITEVYELE